The Saccharopolyspora gloriosae genome has a segment encoding these proteins:
- a CDS encoding MFS transporter, with protein sequence MTDQIAGRPEAVMPSRDVSGRNTVVLVLFTAVTNLADGVTKIALPLLATSLTGSPAAVAGVSLTLTLPWLVTALHVGVLVDRFDRRGLLWVANAMRLVALAGLLAAYSAESVTLPLLYLAGSVLGVAEVIALTSAMALTPVAVGPRLRERANAWVTGAETVCNEFCGPFVGGLLVTAGSAFALGATAAGYVVATGILVLLVGRFRVARSVDAPVRSVGGQIRDGLRFLWRHRLLRLMALVLTALCSCWGAWLALMPLVATSVMGLSPSEYGMVLSALGVGGLVGALAVSAVNRLIGRRWALFADLIGTFAMVAAPALTTNMWVVAAGAFFGGMGGTLWAINARTIAQYLVPAELMGRYSAVARLFSWGAMPVGAAAVGLLAEFFGARAAFAVFAAIVLATAIPFLRTVTPAVLRGAEQAEHRELATR encoded by the coding sequence ATGACCGATCAAATCGCGGGTCGTCCCGAAGCGGTGATGCCGTCGCGTGATGTCAGCGGGCGCAACACGGTGGTGTTGGTGCTGTTCACGGCGGTGACGAATCTGGCGGATGGTGTCACGAAGATCGCGTTGCCGTTGCTGGCCACGTCGTTGACGGGTTCGCCTGCGGCGGTGGCGGGGGTGTCGTTGACGTTGACGTTGCCGTGGTTGGTGACGGCGTTGCACGTGGGTGTGCTGGTGGATCGGTTCGATCGGCGCGGGTTGTTGTGGGTGGCGAACGCGATGCGGTTGGTGGCGTTGGCCGGTCTGCTGGCCGCTTACAGCGCCGAGTCGGTGACGTTGCCGTTGCTCTACCTGGCGGGTTCGGTGCTCGGTGTCGCCGAGGTCATCGCGTTGACGTCGGCGATGGCGTTGACTCCGGTGGCGGTGGGGCCTCGGTTGCGGGAGCGGGCGAACGCGTGGGTGACGGGCGCGGAGACGGTGTGCAACGAGTTCTGCGGTCCGTTCGTGGGTGGTCTGCTGGTGACGGCGGGCAGTGCGTTCGCGCTCGGTGCCACGGCTGCGGGTTATGTGGTGGCGACGGGGATTCTGGTGTTGCTGGTCGGGCGTTTCCGGGTGGCGCGGTCCGTGGACGCTCCGGTGCGGAGCGTGGGCGGGCAGATCCGGGACGGGTTGCGGTTTTTGTGGCGGCACCGGTTGTTGCGGTTGATGGCGTTGGTGCTGACGGCGTTGTGCTCGTGCTGGGGTGCGTGGCTGGCGTTGATGCCGTTGGTGGCGACGTCGGTGATGGGGTTGAGTCCGAGCGAGTACGGCATGGTGCTCAGCGCGCTGGGTGTTGGTGGGCTGGTCGGTGCGTTGGCGGTCAGTGCGGTGAATCGGCTGATCGGTCGCCGGTGGGCGTTGTTCGCGGATTTGATCGGGACGTTCGCGATGGTGGCGGCGCCGGCGTTGACGACGAACATGTGGGTCGTGGCGGCGGGCGCGTTCTTCGGGGGCATGGGCGGCACCTTGTGGGCGATCAACGCCCGCACCATCGCCCAGTACCTGGTTCCCGCTGAGCTGATGGGCCGCTACAGCGCGGTCGCCCGCTTGTTCAGCTGGGGAGCCATGCCCGTCGGGGCCGCAGCGGTCGGCCTGCTCGCGGAGTTCTTCGGCGCACGAGCCGCGTTCGCGGTGTTCGCCGCGATCGTCCTGGCCACCGCCATCCCCTTCCTCCGCACCGTGACCCCGGCCGTCCTCCGCGGTGCCGAACAAGCCGAGCACCGCGAACTCGCAACGCGATGA
- a CDS encoding TetR/AcrR family transcriptional regulator, translated as MANRTVRGERVEETRESILVTAERMFAEHGVIAVSNRQVSEAAGQGNNAAVGYHFGTKTDLVRAIVRKRSEPVEAIRVRMVAELGDGAGVRDWVACLVRPSVEHLAELGSPTWFARFGAQVMTDPALRPIMIEEALSAPSLRQIIDGLHRCLPAMTDEVRAERGDMARQLMVHVSAERERALAEGTGTPRASWSDAATGLIDALCGLWLAPITPHS; from the coding sequence ATGGCGAATCGCACGGTGCGTGGTGAGCGGGTCGAGGAGACTCGGGAGTCGATCCTGGTCACGGCGGAGCGGATGTTCGCCGAGCACGGCGTGATCGCCGTGTCCAACCGGCAGGTCAGCGAGGCCGCAGGGCAGGGCAACAACGCCGCCGTCGGATACCACTTCGGCACCAAGACCGACTTGGTTCGGGCGATCGTGCGCAAGCGCTCCGAACCGGTCGAGGCGATCAGAGTCCGCATGGTCGCCGAGCTCGGCGACGGGGCGGGCGTGCGGGATTGGGTGGCGTGCCTGGTGCGGCCGAGCGTTGAGCACCTCGCCGAGCTGGGCAGCCCGACCTGGTTCGCCCGGTTCGGCGCGCAGGTGATGACCGATCCGGCGCTGCGTCCGATCATGATCGAGGAGGCGCTCAGCGCGCCGTCGCTGCGGCAGATCATCGACGGGCTGCACCGGTGCCTGCCTGCGATGACCGACGAGGTGCGCGCGGAGCGCGGCGACATGGCCCGGCAGCTCATGGTGCACGTGTCCGCGGAACGGGAACGCGCGCTCGCGGAGGGCACGGGGACGCCGCGGGCCAGCTGGAGCGACGCCGCGACGGGGCTGATCGATGCCCTGTGCGGCCTGTGGCTCGCCCCGATCACGCCGCATTCCTGA
- a CDS encoding cytochrome P450, whose amino-acid sequence MTSTVNQPEIPEYPMARATGCPFDPPPALRPMQEGAPLAKVRLWDGSTPWLVTRYAEQRALLGDSRVSADITKPGYPSSAPVRPGGPGIGFILMDDPEHARLRRMVASPFTIKRTQALRPAVQRIVDDRIDAMLAGPKPADLVRDFALPVPSLVICELLGVPYSDHDFFQDNSKMLISLAIPPEERAAAHGRLESYLDDLVGEKLAAPGDDLLSRLGERVEAGEITRRDAAQMGVLLLLAGHETTANMIALGTLALLQHPEQLAALRDGDDPKRVASAVDELLRYLNITHNGRRRVALEDIEIAGQVIRAGDGLVVPNDIGNRDPAVFDDPDRLDIERDARSHVAFGFGVHQCLGQGLARMELQVVYGTLYRRIPGLRLAAGLDDIPFKHDGAVYGVHELPVTW is encoded by the coding sequence ATGACCAGCACGGTGAATCAGCCGGAGATTCCGGAATACCCGATGGCTCGGGCCACCGGATGCCCGTTCGACCCGCCGCCCGCGCTGCGGCCGATGCAGGAGGGGGCTCCGCTGGCGAAGGTGCGGCTGTGGGACGGCAGCACCCCGTGGCTGGTGACGCGGTACGCGGAACAGCGGGCGCTGCTGGGGGATTCACGGGTGAGCGCCGACATCACCAAGCCCGGCTATCCGAGCTCCGCACCGGTCCGGCCGGGTGGCCCGGGCATCGGCTTCATTCTGATGGACGACCCGGAGCACGCGCGGCTGCGGCGGATGGTGGCGAGTCCGTTCACGATCAAGCGGACCCAAGCGCTGCGGCCCGCCGTGCAGCGGATCGTCGACGACCGGATCGACGCTATGCTCGCCGGTCCGAAGCCTGCCGACCTGGTGCGGGACTTCGCGCTGCCGGTGCCGTCGCTGGTGATCTGCGAGCTGCTCGGCGTGCCCTACTCGGATCACGACTTCTTCCAGGACAACAGCAAAATGCTCATCAGCCTGGCCATACCGCCGGAGGAGCGGGCCGCCGCGCACGGGCGGCTGGAGTCCTATTTGGACGACTTGGTGGGCGAGAAGCTGGCCGCGCCCGGTGACGACTTGCTCTCGCGCCTCGGCGAGCGGGTCGAGGCGGGGGAGATCACGCGGCGCGACGCGGCTCAGATGGGGGTGCTCCTGCTGCTGGCGGGGCACGAGACGACCGCGAACATGATCGCGCTCGGCACGCTCGCGCTGCTGCAGCATCCCGAGCAGCTCGCCGCGCTGCGCGACGGCGACGACCCCAAGCGGGTCGCCTCGGCCGTCGACGAACTGCTGCGCTACCTGAACATCACGCACAACGGGCGCCGCCGGGTGGCGCTGGAGGACATCGAGATCGCCGGTCAGGTCATCCGCGCGGGCGATGGGCTGGTCGTGCCCAACGACATCGGCAACCGCGACCCCGCCGTGTTCGACGACCCCGACCGGCTCGACATCGAGCGAGACGCGCGCAGCCACGTCGCCTTCGGCTTCGGCGTGCACCAATGCCTCGGCCAGGGCCTGGCTCGGATGGAACTCCAAGTCGTCTACGGCACCCTCTACCGCCGCATCCCTGGCCTGCGCCTAGCAGCCGGCCTCGACGACATCCCGTTCAAGCACGACGGAGCCGTCTACGGGGTGCACGAACTGCCCGTGACGTGGTGA
- a CDS encoding putative quinol monooxygenase yields the protein MLALVASLQVKPGHRDGFLAAIRADAEASVADEPGCVSFDVAVDAEDDHHFILYEVYRDHAALEAHRAAPHFAAWTEAAAEHLVPDGRKVTITERLLHEH from the coding sequence GTGCTCGCACTCGTTGCGTCCCTCCAGGTCAAGCCCGGTCACCGGGACGGCTTCCTGGCCGCCATCAGGGCCGACGCCGAAGCCTCCGTCGCCGACGAACCCGGCTGCGTGAGCTTCGACGTGGCGGTCGACGCCGAGGACGACCACCACTTCATCCTCTACGAGGTCTACCGCGACCACGCCGCGCTCGAAGCCCATCGCGCCGCACCTCACTTCGCGGCCTGGACCGAGGCCGCCGCGGAGCACCTCGTCCCGGACGGCCGGAAGGTCACCATCACCGAACGGCTGCTGCACGAGCACTGA
- a CDS encoding aromatic amino acid ammonia-lyase has protein sequence MIRVDGRTLRCADVVDAARTTGPLQIDLSTAALRVAEHSWRLAEELSTERVVYGRTTGVGANKDDLVQDGDSAEHALRLLRSHAGGSGEPMSVAQTKGMLLIRLNQLVAGRAGISPALITALAEAVRVGAIPLVHRLGAIGTGDLAPLAETALALVGERPWLTGHVAPVEMLKGDALAFMSSNAATLAEATLATLDLERLTRASHVVAALTYVALDGNPEAYATPVHEARPHAGQVGCAAEMRRLLGLDSTPKPGRRIQDPFGLRAYPQVQGAAVDAVHYLRDVLAIEINAGTENPMISVVHRDAYHHAHFHTAYVASALDWVRATVHQVAELSAARLGDLVEPEFTGLRPFLAAGPAGSSGVMILEYVAHDALAELRHAALPATLGTAVVSRGLEDHASFSTQAARATTAAAVAYRRLLACELVAAVRALRMREADLVDLPVRAAYELAAETLDPSVDDRPLTEDIGRAGEVLDDLVRF, from the coding sequence GTGATCCGGGTTGACGGCCGCACGTTGCGCTGCGCCGATGTGGTCGATGCCGCGCGGACGACGGGGCCGCTGCAGATCGACCTGTCGACGGCGGCACTGCGGGTGGCGGAGCACTCGTGGCGGCTCGCCGAGGAGCTCAGCACCGAGCGCGTCGTGTACGGCAGGACGACCGGGGTGGGCGCCAACAAGGACGACCTGGTGCAGGACGGCGACTCGGCGGAACACGCGCTGCGCTTGCTGCGCAGCCACGCCGGTGGCAGCGGCGAGCCCATGTCCGTCGCGCAGACCAAGGGAATGCTGCTGATCCGCCTCAATCAGCTCGTCGCGGGCCGCGCGGGGATCAGCCCCGCGCTGATCACCGCGCTGGCCGAGGCGGTGCGCGTCGGCGCGATCCCGCTGGTGCACCGGCTCGGCGCCATCGGCACCGGAGACCTGGCGCCGCTGGCGGAGACGGCGCTCGCGCTGGTCGGGGAGCGGCCATGGCTCACCGGGCACGTCGCCCCGGTGGAGATGCTCAAGGGCGACGCGCTGGCCTTCATGAGCAGCAACGCGGCCACGCTGGCCGAGGCCACGCTCGCGACGCTCGACCTGGAGCGGCTCACGCGCGCCAGCCACGTGGTCGCCGCGTTGACCTACGTCGCGCTGGACGGAAACCCGGAGGCCTACGCGACGCCGGTGCACGAAGCCCGTCCGCATGCCGGTCAGGTCGGGTGCGCCGCGGAGATGCGGCGGCTGCTCGGCCTGGACAGCACGCCGAAACCGGGCAGGCGCATCCAGGACCCGTTCGGCCTGCGCGCGTATCCGCAGGTGCAGGGCGCGGCGGTGGACGCCGTGCACTACCTGCGGGACGTGCTCGCGATCGAGATCAACGCGGGCACCGAGAACCCGATGATCTCGGTGGTGCACCGCGACGCCTACCACCACGCGCATTTCCACACCGCCTACGTCGCCTCCGCGCTGGACTGGGTGCGGGCCACCGTGCACCAGGTCGCGGAGCTCTCCGCCGCGCGGCTCGGGGACCTCGTCGAGCCCGAGTTCACCGGGCTGCGGCCGTTCCTCGCGGCCGGTCCGGCGGGCAGTTCGGGAGTGATGATCCTCGAGTACGTCGCGCACGACGCGCTCGCGGAACTGCGCCACGCGGCGCTGCCCGCGACGCTCGGCACCGCCGTGGTCTCACGCGGGTTGGAGGACCACGCCAGCTTCTCCACGCAGGCCGCGCGGGCGACGACGGCGGCCGCCGTCGCCTACCGGCGACTGCTCGCCTGCGAGCTGGTGGCGGCGGTCCGCGCGTTGCGGATGCGGGAGGCCGATCTGGTGGACCTGCCGGTGCGCGCCGCCTATGAGCTGGCCGCCGAGACGTTGGACCCGAGCGTGGACGATCGCCCGCTCACCGAGGACATCGGCCGCGCCGGAGAAGTGCTGGACGACCTGGTGCGGTTCTGA
- a CDS encoding spermidine synthase, translating into MGRRFEELDWQETPIGEVSLRRRLDPALGVDVYEVKLGDEFLMSSVFTVAEEELARLGLAAVTGSELDVLVGGLGLGCTAVAALADERVRSLQVAEALGAVIDWHRRELLPLGHELNSDQRTSFVHRDFFAWAAEPPQQRYHAILLDIDHSPTNVLDTGHAGFYLPSGLRRLAEHLHPDGVFALWSDDPPSEEFSAALAEVFATVRAHVVAFDNPYGGPRGSNTVYVARR; encoded by the coding sequence GTGGGACGACGTTTCGAAGAGCTCGACTGGCAGGAGACGCCGATCGGGGAGGTGAGCCTGCGGCGCAGGCTGGATCCGGCGCTCGGCGTGGACGTGTACGAGGTCAAGCTCGGCGACGAGTTCCTGATGTCGAGCGTGTTCACCGTCGCCGAGGAGGAGCTGGCACGGCTGGGGCTGGCCGCCGTCACCGGCTCGGAGCTGGACGTGCTGGTGGGCGGGCTCGGGCTCGGTTGCACCGCGGTCGCGGCGCTGGCCGATGAGCGGGTGCGGTCGCTTCAGGTGGCCGAGGCGCTGGGCGCGGTGATCGACTGGCACCGGCGGGAGCTGCTGCCGCTGGGCCACGAGCTCAACTCCGACCAGCGGACCAGCTTCGTGCACCGGGACTTCTTCGCCTGGGCCGCCGAGCCGCCGCAACAGCGGTATCACGCGATCCTGCTCGACATCGATCACTCGCCGACCAACGTGCTCGACACCGGGCACGCCGGCTTCTACCTCCCGTCCGGCCTGCGGCGGCTCGCCGAGCACCTGCACCCGGACGGGGTTTTCGCGCTGTGGTCGGATGATCCGCCGTCGGAGGAGTTCAGCGCCGCGCTCGCCGAGGTCTTCGCGACCGTGCGGGCGCACGTGGTCGCCTTCGACAACCCCTACGGCGGTCCGCGCGGCTCTAACACGGTCTACGTCGCCCGGCGCTGA
- a CDS encoding TetR/AcrR family transcriptional regulator, producing the protein MAGRSDSTAPHRVWRGVDASDRQARRRAQLIDAGFELMGRDGAKSVTMRGVSREAGLTERYFYESFAGREQLLIAVLDATVERARDVLLSAVEQAPAQRLDAVRHLVSVFTEFVTSDPRLGRVLFIESLAAPELAERGMELVEEFTLTIAALMRSTELGGERSDEQDVRLNALAIFGSLAQLYQAWLGERIAVSRERFVEHVSQVIESVGRAASR; encoded by the coding sequence ATGGCCGGTCGTTCGGATTCCACTGCTCCGCACCGCGTGTGGCGTGGTGTGGACGCGTCCGATCGGCAGGCTCGGCGGCGTGCGCAGCTGATCGACGCCGGGTTCGAGTTGATGGGCCGCGACGGGGCCAAGTCGGTCACCATGCGCGGTGTTTCGCGGGAAGCGGGACTGACGGAGCGGTACTTCTACGAGAGCTTCGCCGGCCGCGAACAACTGCTGATCGCCGTGCTGGACGCGACGGTCGAGCGGGCGCGCGACGTGCTGCTGTCCGCGGTCGAGCAGGCGCCCGCGCAGCGGCTCGACGCGGTACGGCACCTGGTGAGCGTGTTCACCGAGTTCGTCACTTCCGACCCGAGGCTCGGCCGCGTCCTGTTCATCGAGTCGCTGGCCGCGCCCGAACTGGCCGAGCGGGGCATGGAACTCGTGGAGGAGTTCACCCTGACGATCGCGGCGTTGATGCGCAGCACCGAGCTCGGCGGCGAGCGGTCCGACGAGCAGGACGTGCGGCTCAACGCGCTGGCGATCTTCGGGTCCCTGGCGCAGCTCTACCAGGCTTGGCTGGGGGAGCGGATCGCCGTGTCCCGTGAGCGGTTCGTCGAGCATGTGTCCCAAGTGATCGAGAGCGTGGGCCGCGCCGCCTCGCGGTGA
- a CDS encoding NAD(P)/FAD-dependent oxidoreductase, which produces MASSGSVGDTADRQQHRVRVAIVGAGFGGLGTAATLKRAGLNDFVLLERASEVGGTWEVNTYPGAQCDIPSILYSFSFAPNPEWSRLYPLQPEIKDYLRRCAEDFDLGGHLRMEHEVLEAAWDEDEQHWNVVTDKGTWQAQVLVGATGPFSEPSVPDLPGLENFQGKVFHTAQWDHEHDLTGERVAIIGTGASGVQIIPRVQPLAGELTVFQRTPTWIMPHPDRRMTRFERRVFQRFPAVQRFARECFDLVQEALVPGFVHRPGLLKGMEWLGRAHLRRQVRDRELRAKLTPNYSFGCKRPTFSNKYYPALAKPNVDVVTSGITEVRENGIVTADGTLHELDTIVMGTGFRMTDNPVFDRVRGKGGRSLNDVWQGDAQAHLGTTISGFPNFFFLLGPNSVVYTSQVVTIEAQVAYIMSCLRQIEQRRLASIDVKPEVQRSFADEVEHGLRNSVWNVGGCSSYYLNDAGRNFVFYPGFNRAFRSRTREAELADYHTIGVAEQRSATSSTSQRTS; this is translated from the coding sequence ATGGCCAGCTCTGGATCAGTGGGCGACACCGCCGATCGTCAACAGCACCGAGTGCGGGTGGCGATCGTCGGCGCCGGATTCGGCGGCCTCGGCACGGCTGCCACGCTCAAACGCGCCGGGCTCAACGACTTCGTCCTGCTGGAGCGCGCCTCGGAGGTCGGCGGCACCTGGGAGGTCAACACCTATCCGGGCGCGCAGTGCGACATCCCGTCGATCCTGTACTCGTTCTCCTTCGCGCCGAACCCGGAGTGGAGCCGGCTCTACCCGCTCCAGCCGGAGATCAAGGACTACCTCCGCCGCTGCGCCGAGGACTTCGACCTCGGCGGGCACCTGCGGATGGAGCACGAGGTGCTCGAAGCCGCCTGGGACGAGGACGAGCAGCACTGGAACGTGGTGACCGACAAGGGGACCTGGCAGGCGCAGGTCCTCGTCGGTGCCACCGGGCCGTTCAGCGAACCGTCCGTGCCGGACCTGCCGGGTCTGGAGAACTTCCAGGGCAAGGTCTTCCACACCGCCCAGTGGGACCACGAGCACGACCTCACCGGCGAACGAGTCGCGATCATCGGCACCGGTGCCTCCGGCGTCCAGATCATTCCCCGGGTGCAGCCGCTGGCCGGTGAGCTGACGGTCTTCCAACGCACGCCGACCTGGATCATGCCGCACCCCGATCGCCGCATGACCCGCTTCGAACGGCGGGTGTTCCAGCGATTCCCGGCGGTGCAACGGTTCGCGCGGGAATGCTTCGACCTGGTCCAGGAAGCGCTCGTCCCCGGTTTTGTGCACCGGCCCGGCCTGCTCAAGGGCATGGAGTGGCTCGGCCGCGCGCACCTGCGCCGCCAAGTCCGCGACCGCGAGCTGCGGGCCAAGCTCACGCCGAACTACTCCTTCGGCTGCAAGCGGCCCACGTTCTCCAACAAGTACTACCCGGCGCTGGCGAAACCGAACGTCGACGTGGTCACCTCCGGCATCACGGAAGTGCGGGAGAACGGGATCGTCACCGCCGACGGAACGCTGCACGAGCTCGACACGATCGTCATGGGCACCGGCTTCCGGATGACCGACAACCCCGTTTTCGACCGCGTGCGCGGAAAAGGAGGCCGCAGCCTCAACGACGTGTGGCAGGGCGACGCGCAAGCCCACCTGGGCACCACGATCAGCGGGTTCCCCAACTTCTTCTTCCTGCTCGGCCCGAACTCCGTCGTCTACACCTCGCAGGTCGTGACGATCGAAGCGCAGGTCGCCTACATCATGAGCTGCCTGCGCCAGATCGAGCAGCGGCGGCTGGCGAGCATCGACGTCAAACCCGAAGTGCAGCGCTCGTTCGCCGACGAGGTCGAGCACGGGCTGCGCAACTCGGTGTGGAACGTCGGGGGATGCAGCAGCTACTACCTCAACGACGCCGGGCGCAACTTCGTGTTCTACCCCGGGTTCAACCGGGCCTTCCGCTCCCGAACGCGCGAGGCCGAACTGGCCGACTACCACACCATCGGCGTTGCGGAGCAGCGCAGCGCGACATCCTCGACGAGTCAAAGGACGTCATGA
- a CDS encoding metal-dependent hydrolase, which yields MMFRFPRIGRNPVVDPRGARRYTEEAHVIAPRDVEFSWDGVPMHYIPGEPLATHTINFMHLVLPEGERAMSNALAEALPLIKDPRLHEEVVGFVGQEATHASSHEGAREHLSSIGLNTEPMTRKLEWMVDHVLGDRGLKGRAKHAWLCERLGMFAALEHYTAVIGEWLLNAKVLEEKGMHPTMLDLVRWHGAEEVEHRNVAFDAFMYVDGSYARRVRTALLASFTLLVLLLSSLNYLFKADPSKNKGRFWFLQLINAMRRGVVPNIALFVTEIPKYLNPRFHPSQLGSMDTAVRYLAQSPAANAGGTAS from the coding sequence ATGATGTTCCGATTTCCCCGAATCGGCAGGAATCCGGTCGTCGACCCGCGCGGCGCCCGCCGCTACACCGAAGAGGCCCACGTGATCGCGCCGCGCGACGTCGAGTTCTCCTGGGACGGGGTGCCGATGCACTACATCCCCGGTGAGCCGCTCGCCACGCACACCATCAACTTCATGCACCTGGTGCTGCCGGAAGGCGAGCGCGCGATGTCGAACGCGCTCGCCGAGGCGCTGCCGCTGATCAAGGATCCGCGGCTGCACGAGGAGGTCGTGGGCTTCGTCGGCCAAGAAGCCACGCACGCCTCATCGCACGAAGGCGCCCGCGAACACCTGTCCTCGATCGGGCTGAACACCGAGCCGATGACGCGGAAGCTGGAGTGGATGGTCGATCACGTCTTGGGCGACCGGGGGCTCAAGGGCCGCGCCAAGCACGCCTGGCTGTGCGAACGGCTGGGGATGTTCGCGGCGCTGGAGCACTACACCGCGGTGATCGGCGAGTGGCTGCTGAACGCGAAGGTGCTGGAGGAGAAGGGGATGCACCCGACGATGCTGGACCTGGTGCGCTGGCACGGCGCCGAAGAGGTCGAGCACCGCAACGTCGCCTTCGACGCGTTCATGTACGTCGACGGCAGCTACGCCCGGCGGGTGCGCACGGCGTTATTGGCGAGCTTCACGCTGCTGGTGCTGCTGCTGTCCTCGCTGAACTACCTGTTCAAGGCGGACCCGTCGAAGAACAAGGGCAGGTTCTGGTTCCTGCAGCTGATCAACGCGATGCGGCGGGGGGTCGTGCCGAACATCGCGCTGTTCGTCACCGAGATCCCGAAGTACCTGAACCCCCGGTTCCACCCGTCCCAGCTCGGAAGCATGGATACAGCGGTGCGCTACCTCGCGCAGTCCCCGGCCGCCAATGCCGGTGGCACGGCCTCCTGA